In Natronomonas halophila, one DNA window encodes the following:
- a CDS encoding DUF7095 family protein, whose product MSFSREEAVARLREIVETVRAEPMAVPVREVWVYGDVVLGMDPIERLDVYVTKDLLFKDEPDREADFEKRLGVSGVGKTVAAAWAEEFPEYVRANANGHVAPEKCLAAHLLEDDEPIHLEVCNTGFENNVTQRLKGARARDDYTQLLDPRAACLWVDDEDGGQVSEEAFRKLEEGEFVFPTLSASLEMLGMDEDEADEAADELRAYQDQQDGVTVRGDVV is encoded by the coding sequence ATGAGTTTCAGCCGCGAGGAGGCCGTCGCCCGCCTGCGCGAAATCGTCGAGACGGTTCGCGCCGAACCGATGGCCGTCCCCGTCCGCGAGGTGTGGGTCTACGGCGACGTCGTGTTGGGGATGGACCCCATCGAGCGCCTCGACGTCTACGTCACGAAGGACCTGCTGTTCAAGGACGAACCCGACCGCGAGGCGGACTTCGAGAAACGCCTCGGCGTCTCGGGGGTCGGCAAGACGGTCGCCGCGGCGTGGGCCGAGGAGTTCCCGGAGTACGTTCGCGCGAACGCCAACGGCCACGTCGCTCCCGAGAAATGCCTCGCGGCCCACCTGCTCGAAGACGACGAACCCATCCACCTCGAAGTGTGCAATACCGGCTTCGAGAACAACGTCACCCAGCGGCTCAAGGGCGCCCGCGCCCGCGACGATTACACGCAACTGCTCGACCCGCGGGCGGCCTGTCTGTGGGTCGACGACGAGGACGGCGGACAGGTCAGCGAGGAAGCGTTCCGCAAACTCGAGGAGGGGGAGTTCGTCTTCCCGACGCTGTCGGCCTCTCTGGAGATGCTCGGGATGGACGAGGACGAAGCGGACGAGGCCGCCGACGAACTGCGGGCCTATCAGGACCAGCAGGACGGCGTGACGGTTCGCGGCGACGTGGTGTAG
- a CDS encoding winged helix-turn-helix transcriptional regulator — MSSDATLEAKYDGCPVIKTLEEVGSRWRMTVIHVLREGELRFNELKRATGANSQTLSRVLDDLGEKGYVERRVDEGSPVAVYYSLTPKGRELLSAFDEISEWGEKWILDEE; from the coding sequence ATGTCATCGGATGCTACGCTCGAAGCGAAATACGACGGTTGTCCGGTCATCAAAACCCTCGAAGAGGTCGGGTCCCGCTGGCGGATGACCGTCATCCACGTCCTCCGTGAGGGCGAACTCCGGTTCAACGAACTCAAGCGGGCGACGGGCGCGAACTCACAGACGCTGTCCCGCGTGCTCGATGACCTCGGGGAGAAAGGATACGTCGAACGCCGCGTCGACGAGGGGAGCCCGGTCGCCGTCTACTACTCGCTGACGCCGAAGGGGCGGGAACTCCTCTCGGCCTTCGACGAAATCTCCGAGTGGGGCGAAAAGTGGATTCTCGACGAGGAGTGA
- a CDS encoding NAD(P)-dependent oxidoreductase, with protein MDVLLLGASGRIGQRTATELLDRGHAVTGVSRSGTVDDIDDDEFVAVAGDATDPDDVAKLATGHDAVVSTLGPSGDAAPDILTDMIEAVIEGLRRADVDRLVWTGGAGGLKVGPETLLIETEEFPEEWEPVARVAIEAYDILSEADDLAWTYVAPAALIEPGERTGEYRTADRELVADEEGDSYISMEDFAVALVDELESENAVHTYLGTGY; from the coding sequence ATGGACGTACTACTACTCGGCGCGAGCGGACGAATCGGCCAACGAACAGCGACGGAACTCCTCGACCGCGGCCACGCCGTCACCGGCGTCTCCCGAAGCGGGACCGTCGACGACATCGACGACGACGAGTTCGTCGCCGTCGCCGGGGACGCGACCGACCCCGACGACGTGGCGAAACTCGCGACGGGCCACGACGCCGTGGTGTCGACGCTCGGTCCGAGCGGCGACGCAGCCCCCGACATCCTCACGGACATGATCGAGGCCGTAATCGAGGGGCTGCGCCGCGCGGACGTCGACCGCCTCGTCTGGACGGGCGGCGCCGGCGGCCTCAAGGTCGGCCCGGAGACGCTGCTCATCGAAACCGAGGAGTTCCCCGAGGAGTGGGAGCCGGTCGCCCGCGTGGCCATCGAGGCCTACGACATCCTCAGCGAGGCCGACGATTTGGCGTGGACGTACGTCGCGCCGGCCGCGCTTATCGAACCCGGCGAGCGAACCGGCGAGTACCGGACCGCCGACCGCGAACTCGTGGCCGACGAGGAGGGGGACAGTTACATCTCGATGGAGGACTTCGCCGTCGCCCTCGTGGACGAACTCGAAAGCGAAAACGCCGTCCACACTTATCTCGGCACCGGGTACTGA
- a CDS encoding AAA family ATPase, which produces MVEAFAVASGKGGTGKTTSTLALGMALAEEYDVTVVDADTGMANLLFHTGLAEADTTLHDVLVDGGAPVEDATYERFGMRVVPCGTSLAAFEAADPERLRDAVAELAADTDVLLLDSPATLASKSAVLPIVLADRVVVVLQPTIPAISDGLKVQEYALSYGSDIAGTLFNRVTGDIDDAAEKADRYFEGPQLARIPESDAVREARAAGQPLLAHAPETPAAAAYREAASALDVRDGDSDAVAERFRTAVIPDPP; this is translated from the coding sequence ATGGTCGAGGCGTTCGCCGTCGCGTCGGGGAAGGGCGGGACGGGCAAGACGACGAGCACGCTCGCCCTGGGGATGGCGCTGGCCGAGGAGTACGACGTCACGGTCGTCGACGCCGACACCGGGATGGCGAACCTGCTCTTTCATACCGGCCTCGCCGAGGCCGACACGACGCTCCACGACGTGCTGGTCGACGGCGGCGCACCCGTCGAGGACGCGACCTACGAGCGGTTCGGAATGCGTGTCGTCCCCTGCGGCACCTCGCTTGCGGCCTTCGAGGCCGCCGACCCCGAACGCCTCCGGGACGCCGTCGCCGAACTCGCCGCTGACACCGACGTCCTCCTTTTGGACTCGCCAGCGACGCTGGCCTCCAAAAGCGCCGTCCTTCCAATCGTCCTCGCGGACCGCGTGGTCGTCGTCCTCCAGCCGACGATTCCGGCCATCTCGGACGGCCTGAAGGTTCAGGAGTACGCCCTCTCGTACGGTTCGGATATCGCCGGCACGTTGTTCAACCGAGTCACGGGCGACATCGACGACGCCGCCGAGAAGGCCGACCGCTACTTCGAGGGGCCGCAGTTGGCACGGATTCCCGAAAGCGACGCCGTCCGGGAGGCACGGGCGGCCGGCCAACCGTTGCTCGCTCACGCACCCGAGACACCGGCGGCCGCCGCCTACCGGGAGGCTGCCTCCGCACTCGACGTCCGTGACGGCGACAGCGACGCGGTCGCCGAGCGGTTCCGCACCGCGGTCATCCCCGACCCGCCATGA
- a CDS encoding LURP-one-related/scramblase family protein, with protein MAPSNDIDISGLDLSGDRYVVEQSLIRNKYAASDSDGNTVLRGKQKMFKLKEEFPFVDADGEEVFTVKAGSVMDVAGNYVLSDARTGEDLVILDNDFSMFQDTWTIRDADTEAAIARIDSRGALVTLARNNLPFGELIPHKYEITDADGAHVGNINGKLSIRDRYEITIDDASSVPKEAVIAAAMVIDAIQNN; from the coding sequence ATGGCACCCTCCAACGACATCGACATCAGCGGGCTGGACCTTTCCGGCGACCGCTACGTCGTCGAACAGAGCCTGATTCGGAACAAGTACGCCGCCTCCGACAGCGATGGCAACACCGTCCTCCGGGGCAAGCAGAAGATGTTCAAACTCAAAGAGGAGTTCCCCTTCGTCGACGCCGACGGCGAGGAGGTCTTCACCGTCAAGGCCGGCAGCGTCATGGACGTCGCCGGCAACTACGTTCTCTCGGATGCCCGGACCGGTGAGGACCTCGTCATCCTCGATAACGACTTCTCGATGTTTCAGGACACTTGGACGATTCGGGATGCCGACACCGAGGCCGCTATCGCGCGAATCGACTCCCGCGGCGCGCTGGTGACGCTCGCGCGCAACAACCTCCCGTTCGGCGAACTGATTCCGCACAAGTACGAAATCACCGACGCCGACGGCGCCCACGTCGGCAATATCAACGGCAAACTGTCGATTCGCGACCGCTACGAAATCACCATCGACGACGCGAGTTCCGTCCCGAAGGAGGCCGTTATCGCCGCCGCGATGGTCATCGACGCCATCCAGAACAACTGA
- a CDS encoding phosphoribosylamine--glycine ligase, translating to MDSKNFLFCSLDAALIGDIAWQVHKEGHDVKYYIEAESDQEIADGFVPKTDDWRAETEWADVIIFDDIWVGSDIGTGEIAQELRAEGKAVVGGTPTTDSLEEDRGYAMEVLEENGVNTLEHREFSDFDEAIAFVQENPAPYVIKPLGEVQNVKRLLYVGRDDDGGDVVDVLRAYKKAWGHRMKGFQLQRKVEGVEVAICGFFNGDEFVEPINFNFEHKKLFPGNIGPQTGEMGTSMFWSGRNNLFARTLGKLEEWLADEGYVGSIDVNCIVNANGVYPLEFTPRFGYPTITLQEESFESPTGQFFYDLAHGNDPDLRVHSGYQVGVRVVLPPFPFDDEETYDENSRNAAVVFETDSREGIHIEDAKNVDGQWRVAGDNGMPLVVTGKGETMGEAREQAYGRIDDIVIPNLYYRDDIGERWTDGDGDRLQAWGYLGPA from the coding sequence ATGGATTCGAAGAACTTCCTCTTCTGCTCGCTGGACGCCGCCCTCATTGGCGATATCGCCTGGCAGGTCCACAAGGAAGGCCACGACGTCAAGTACTATATCGAGGCCGAAAGCGACCAGGAAATCGCCGACGGCTTCGTCCCGAAAACCGACGACTGGCGGGCCGAAACCGAGTGGGCGGACGTCATCATCTTCGACGACATCTGGGTCGGTAGCGACATCGGCACCGGCGAAATCGCTCAGGAACTCCGCGCGGAAGGCAAGGCCGTCGTCGGCGGGACGCCCACCACCGACAGCCTCGAAGAGGACCGCGGCTACGCGATGGAAGTGCTGGAGGAAAACGGCGTCAACACACTCGAACACCGGGAGTTCTCGGATTTCGACGAGGCCATCGCCTTCGTCCAGGAGAACCCCGCTCCCTACGTCATCAAGCCGCTCGGCGAGGTCCAGAACGTCAAGCGCCTGCTCTACGTCGGCCGCGACGACGACGGCGGCGACGTCGTCGACGTCCTCCGGGCTTACAAGAAGGCTTGGGGCCACCGGATGAAGGGCTTCCAACTGCAGCGGAAGGTCGAGGGCGTCGAAGTCGCGATTTGCGGCTTCTTCAACGGCGACGAGTTCGTCGAACCCATCAACTTCAACTTCGAGCACAAGAAGCTCTTCCCCGGAAACATCGGCCCGCAAACGGGTGAGATGGGTACCTCGATGTTCTGGTCGGGCCGCAACAACCTCTTTGCGCGCACGCTCGGCAAACTCGAAGAGTGGCTGGCCGACGAGGGCTACGTCGGCAGCATCGACGTCAACTGCATCGTCAACGCCAACGGCGTCTATCCGCTGGAGTTCACCCCGCGGTTCGGCTATCCCACTATCACCCTGCAGGAGGAGTCCTTCGAGTCGCCGACCGGGCAGTTCTTCTACGACCTCGCCCACGGCAACGACCCCGACCTGCGGGTCCACAGCGGCTATCAGGTCGGCGTCCGGGTCGTCCTGCCGCCGTTCCCCTTCGACGACGAGGAGACCTACGACGAGAACTCCCGGAATGCGGCGGTGGTCTTTGAAACTGATAGCCGCGAGGGCATCCACATCGAGGACGCGAAGAACGTCGATGGTCAGTGGCGCGTCGCGGGTGACAACGGGATGCCGCTCGTCGTCACCGGCAAGGGCGAGACGATGGGTGAAGCCCGCGAGCAGGCTTACGGCCGCATCGACGATATCGTCATTCCGAACCTCTACTACCGGGACGACATCGGCGAGCGCTGGACCGACGGCGACGGCGACCGGTTGCAGGCGTGGGGCTATCTCGGCCCGGCTTGA
- a CDS encoding amidohydrolase family protein: MTGDILVHDALVLPVDGENRLFESGTVRIEDGRIAEVRPTEAGDRDADADVVIDGEGSLAMPGLVNAHTHLELTPLLGAFSDLGLLELMGSMTALYAQIADGEFDYLVEAGYDLAALNFLVGGVTTVNSMDIDPQAGAETFGEAGLRGFFGPAVTDLFWDVPVDEQFDRARAFIDEYHDTYDGRIRATICPHDDWSCSRDLWERISALAAEYPDLLVHTHLLELDESDTMARANGADDSLTLLDEVGLLDDRLVAAHFRVADEADIERTAAAGASVAHCPSVFAYWNPGPEMQWTPVPELRAAGVDVGLGIDDHYWHDSYSLFGEARQARLAANLKRTAGQYSSMELVRMLTVEGARALGVGDELGSLEPGKRADVVLLDIDAPKFTPMTNAPANVVNNAAPADVETVIVDGEMLLRDGEVRTLDADAIQRRAEQAVERFAAETDWDIDAGGSDPPGTRQVLRDLPKRGPVRLLGRLALQSVEDVFEY; this comes from the coding sequence ATGACGGGAGATATCCTCGTTCACGACGCGCTCGTGTTGCCCGTCGACGGCGAGAACCGACTCTTCGAGTCCGGAACCGTCCGCATCGAGGACGGCCGAATAGCCGAGGTTCGGCCCACCGAGGCCGGCGACCGCGACGCCGACGCCGACGTCGTCATCGACGGCGAGGGGTCGCTGGCGATGCCGGGACTGGTCAACGCACACACCCATCTCGAACTGACGCCGCTTCTGGGCGCGTTCAGCGACCTCGGACTGCTGGAGTTGATGGGGAGCATGACGGCCCTGTATGCGCAAATCGCCGACGGCGAGTTCGACTACCTCGTCGAGGCGGGGTACGACCTCGCCGCGCTCAACTTCCTCGTCGGCGGCGTCACCACGGTCAACTCGATGGACATCGACCCGCAGGCGGGCGCCGAAACCTTCGGCGAGGCCGGCCTGCGCGGCTTCTTCGGTCCCGCCGTCACGGACCTGTTCTGGGACGTTCCCGTCGACGAGCAGTTCGACCGCGCTCGGGCGTTCATCGACGAGTACCACGACACCTACGACGGACGAATCCGGGCGACCATCTGCCCGCACGACGACTGGTCGTGTTCGCGGGACCTCTGGGAACGAATCAGCGCCCTCGCCGCCGAGTACCCGGACCTGCTCGTCCACACCCACCTGCTCGAACTCGACGAGAGCGACACGATGGCGCGGGCAAACGGGGCGGACGACTCCCTCACGCTACTCGACGAGGTGGGACTGCTCGACGACCGACTGGTGGCGGCACACTTCCGGGTCGCCGACGAGGCGGACATCGAACGGACTGCGGCGGCCGGCGCCTCGGTCGCACACTGCCCTTCGGTGTTCGCCTACTGGAACCCCGGCCCGGAGATGCAATGGACGCCCGTCCCCGAACTCCGGGCGGCCGGGGTTGACGTCGGGTTGGGTATCGACGACCACTACTGGCACGACTCCTACAGCCTCTTCGGTGAGGCGCGACAGGCCCGCCTCGCGGCCAACCTCAAGCGAACCGCGGGACAGTACTCCTCGATGGAACTGGTGCGGATGCTCACCGTTGAGGGCGCCCGCGCGCTCGGCGTCGGCGACGAACTCGGGAGTCTCGAACCCGGAAAGCGGGCGGACGTCGTCCTCCTCGATATCGATGCGCCGAAGTTCACGCCGATGACGAACGCCCCGGCGAACGTCGTGAACAACGCGGCGCCGGCGGACGTCGAGACGGTCATCGTCGACGGCGAGATGCTCCTGCGCGACGGCGAGGTCCGAACGCTGGATGCCGACGCGATTCAGCGCCGCGCCGAGCAAGCCGTCGAACGCTTCGCCGCGGAGACGGACTGGGACATCGACGCCGGGGGTAGCGACCCGCCCGGTACCCGACAGGTACTCCGGGACCTGCCGAAGCGGGGGCCGGTGCGACTGCTCGGCCGCCTCGCCCTCCAGTCGGTCGAGGACGTCTTCGAGTACTGA
- a CDS encoding helix-turn-helix domain-containing protein has protein sequence MKRIQFSVTYPDRHLHPLQRHIMAGTPITRAELLTWSPTAEATTLFWCDGDREATETAIESIDSLVVSNVVPEADGTYAFLQQGDYEFSAALLEAIAEAQVVFIPPVVFHETGAVRFEAVGEADALSTFHESLSEFGDLTIDAVHEFERAHSPSRLTDRQQTALEAAVSVGYYEVPREGTVADVADVIDCSTSTAGELLRKAEATVIEHYRTGGRR, from the coding sequence ATGAAACGCATCCAGTTCTCGGTTACCTATCCGGACCGGCATCTCCACCCCCTCCAGCGGCACATCATGGCAGGGACGCCGATTACCCGGGCCGAACTGTTGACGTGGAGTCCGACGGCCGAAGCGACGACGCTGTTCTGGTGTGACGGCGACCGGGAAGCGACCGAGACCGCCATCGAAAGCATCGATTCGCTGGTGGTCAGCAACGTCGTCCCGGAGGCCGACGGCACCTACGCGTTCCTCCAGCAGGGCGACTACGAGTTCTCGGCGGCCCTGCTGGAGGCAATCGCGGAAGCGCAGGTCGTCTTCATCCCGCCGGTCGTTTTCCACGAAACGGGCGCGGTTCGGTTCGAGGCGGTCGGCGAAGCGGACGCACTCAGTACGTTTCACGAGAGCCTCTCGGAGTTCGGCGACCTCACTATCGACGCGGTCCACGAGTTCGAGCGGGCCCACTCGCCGTCGCGACTGACAGACCGACAGCAAACGGCGCTGGAGGCGGCGGTTTCGGTCGGCTACTACGAGGTTCCCAGAGAAGGAACGGTTGCGGACGTCGCCGACGTCATCGACTGTTCGACGAGTACCGCGGGGGAACTGCTCCGGAAAGCCGAGGCGACGGTAATCGAACACTACAGGACAGGGGGACGGCGATGA
- a CDS encoding alpha/beta fold hydrolase: MRRVSLDGDRQLAYAEYGRSDGTPVVFLHGTPGSRLLGRLLEPAAEDLGIRVLAPDRPGYGRSSPWAERSVRDAEAFLTPVLDDAGVESAGVVAFSGGAPYALAAAATRPDRIDRIDLVAGATPPALSEATPAIQRLLGRLATTTPAALRGLFRGQAWLASRLAPSFVLAQYTDDAESVPDAAAETVKADFVEAFADSRRGAVTEFRHATTDWGIDFADVTGDVRLWHGDADANVPIADARRLETQLPNAELRALNDADHLQTLLRSVPDVLATHR, from the coding sequence ATGAGACGGGTTTCACTCGACGGCGACCGGCAACTCGCCTACGCCGAATACGGCCGTTCGGACGGTACGCCGGTCGTCTTCCTCCACGGCACGCCCGGGTCCCGACTGCTCGGACGGCTACTCGAACCCGCCGCCGAGGACCTCGGAATCCGGGTGCTGGCACCCGACCGCCCCGGCTACGGGCGCTCCTCGCCGTGGGCCGAGCGGTCGGTGCGCGATGCCGAGGCCTTCCTCACGCCGGTCCTCGACGACGCCGGCGTGGAGTCGGCAGGCGTCGTCGCCTTCTCCGGCGGCGCCCCCTACGCGCTCGCGGCGGCCGCGACCCGGCCGGACCGCATCGACCGAATCGACCTCGTCGCGGGGGCGACACCGCCCGCCCTGAGCGAAGCCACGCCGGCGATACAGCGGCTGCTCGGACGACTGGCGACGACGACACCGGCCGCGCTCCGCGGGCTCTTCCGGGGACAGGCGTGGCTGGCGAGTCGCCTCGCCCCGTCGTTCGTGCTCGCGCAGTACACCGACGACGCCGAGTCCGTCCCTGATGCCGCCGCCGAGACGGTCAAGGCGGATTTCGTCGAGGCGTTCGCCGACTCCCGCCGCGGCGCAGTCACCGAGTTTCGGCACGCGACGACGGACTGGGGAATCGACTTCGCGGACGTCACGGGCGACGTCCGCCTCTGGCACGGCGACGCCGATGCGAACGTCCCGATAGCCGACGCGCGCCGCCTCGAAACACAGCTCCCGAACGCCGAGTTGCGCGCCCTCAACGATGCGGACCACCTCCAGACGCTCCTCCGGAGCGTTCCCGACGTGCTCGCCACCCACCGATGA
- a CDS encoding DUF7522 family protein: MAQSLPEAVASELVSAVRTTVGDELRSIVHFTEESVDQLYLREDLEAEADLVGFADIERLGFRSQTGYQNTELGAYQFTMRAFEHGYLTRVIEGDHGVFVTTDPMARDRFEEAATAVREVLEDVE; the protein is encoded by the coding sequence ATGGCACAATCGCTCCCTGAAGCGGTTGCGTCGGAACTGGTCAGCGCCGTTCGAACCACCGTCGGCGACGAGTTGCGAAGCATCGTCCACTTCACCGAGGAGTCGGTCGACCAACTGTACCTTCGCGAGGACCTGGAGGCCGAGGCCGACCTGGTCGGGTTCGCGGACATCGAACGCCTTGGGTTCCGCTCCCAGACTGGCTACCAGAACACCGAACTCGGCGCGTACCAGTTCACCATGCGCGCCTTCGAACACGGCTACCTCACTCGGGTCATCGAGGGCGACCACGGCGTCTTCGTCACCACCGACCCGATGGCCCGAGACCGGTTCGAGGAGGCCGCCACCGCCGTTCGTGAGGTTCTGGAGGACGTCGAGTAG
- a CDS encoding permease, translated as MAVPVGDVFEALRIGVGFLWTAAWAIIIGLTVTSLVQVFVSKERMGELLGDGDLTGLARATAFGAASSGCSFGAVAIGKGLFKKGAHVVNFLAFMFASTNLVVELGLMILILLGWEFLLAELLGGLVLIVVMAGLVHLTLPENRFEEVREALNEREHEAGVTEDPTCGMEGKDEYTIRTDGGETLKFCSEGCLETYRQQAASGGGWRDELRSWGGWYKVANQFRKEWSMIYKDIVAGFLISGFVIVFVPQRVWNALFLQGDGLLVTAENAVMGVTIAVISFVGSMGNVPFAVALWSGGVGFAGIIAFVYADLVTVPVLNVYRKYYGWGVMLYILGVFFVTMAFAGFLMEVLFEWLDIVPNLSGGLTATEQTYFALDYTLALNLIAFAFVGFLAYVYRRGLGAPGEYRDPVCGMRTDDDGPSATHDGTTYYFCAEACKEAFEESPEQFADGSPTVDEGSHGHDHGH; from the coding sequence ATGGCGGTACCCGTCGGCGACGTCTTCGAGGCGCTTCGCATCGGTGTCGGCTTCCTGTGGACCGCGGCGTGGGCCATCATCATCGGCCTCACCGTCACGAGCCTCGTGCAGGTGTTCGTCTCCAAAGAGCGGATGGGCGAACTGCTCGGCGACGGCGACCTGACCGGCCTCGCGCGGGCGACGGCCTTCGGCGCCGCGAGTAGTGGCTGTAGTTTCGGCGCCGTCGCCATCGGCAAGGGCCTCTTCAAGAAGGGCGCCCACGTCGTGAACTTCCTGGCGTTCATGTTCGCCTCAACGAACCTCGTCGTCGAACTCGGATTGATGATTCTCATCCTGCTTGGCTGGGAGTTCCTGCTGGCCGAACTGCTCGGCGGCCTCGTCCTCATCGTCGTGATGGCCGGCCTCGTCCACCTGACGCTGCCCGAGAACCGCTTCGAGGAGGTCCGCGAGGCGCTCAACGAACGCGAACACGAGGCCGGCGTCACCGAGGACCCTACCTGCGGCATGGAGGGCAAAGACGAGTACACCATCAGAACCGACGGCGGCGAGACCCTGAAGTTCTGCTCGGAGGGCTGTCTGGAGACCTACCGCCAGCAGGCCGCAAGCGGCGGCGGGTGGCGCGATGAACTCCGCTCGTGGGGCGGGTGGTACAAGGTCGCAAACCAGTTCCGCAAGGAGTGGTCGATGATTTATAAGGACATCGTCGCGGGCTTTCTCATCTCCGGGTTCGTCATCGTCTTCGTCCCCCAGCGGGTCTGGAACGCGCTGTTCCTGCAGGGCGACGGCCTGCTGGTGACCGCCGAGAACGCAGTGATGGGCGTGACCATCGCCGTCATCAGTTTCGTCGGGAGCATGGGCAACGTTCCCTTCGCCGTCGCGCTGTGGAGCGGCGGCGTCGGCTTCGCCGGCATCATCGCCTTCGTCTACGCCGACCTCGTCACGGTGCCCGTCCTGAACGTCTACCGGAAATACTACGGCTGGGGCGTCATGCTCTACATCCTCGGCGTCTTCTTCGTGACGATGGCCTTCGCCGGCTTCCTCATGGAGGTGCTCTTCGAGTGGCTCGACATCGTCCCGAACCTCTCCGGCGGCCTGACGGCGACCGAACAGACGTATTTCGCCCTCGATTACACCCTCGCCCTGAACCTCATCGCCTTCGCCTTCGTCGGCTTTCTCGCCTACGTCTATCGACGCGGCCTCGGCGCGCCCGGCGAGTACCGCGACCCGGTCTGTGGGATGCGGACCGACGACGACGGCCCGAGCGCCACCCACGACGGGACGACCTACTACTTCTGTGCCGAGGCCTGCAAGGAAGCCTTCGAGGAATCACCCGAGCAGTTCGCGGACGGATCGCCCACGGTCGACGAGGGGAGCCACGGGCACGACCACGGCCACTAG
- a CDS encoding universal stress protein: MYDRILLPTDMSAGVDRAIEHAIDAARRYDAELHVLYVVDAEAYSSYPGDEYVHEFEGLETALEQAGQEAVESITDRALEEGVDTEAVVRHGVPHEEILEYMDEADIDLTVIGSKNRSGQYRRLLGSVADRVANMAERPVTIVKTPVEA; the protein is encoded by the coding sequence ATGTACGACCGCATCCTGCTGCCCACGGACATGAGCGCGGGTGTCGACCGCGCTATCGAGCACGCTATCGACGCGGCACGGCGATACGACGCCGAACTGCACGTCCTCTACGTCGTCGACGCGGAGGCCTACAGTTCCTACCCCGGCGACGAGTACGTCCACGAGTTCGAGGGGCTGGAGACGGCCCTCGAACAGGCGGGTCAGGAGGCCGTCGAGTCGATTACCGACCGTGCTCTCGAAGAGGGCGTCGACACCGAAGCCGTCGTGCGACACGGCGTCCCCCACGAGGAAATCCTCGAATACATGGACGAGGCCGACATCGACCTGACGGTTATCGGCTCGAAGAACCGCTCCGGCCAGTACCGACGGCTGCTGGGCAGCGTCGCCGACCGTGTCGCCAACATGGCCGAACGGCCGGTCACCATCGTCAAGACGCCCGTCGAGGCGTAG
- a CDS encoding DUF7511 domain-containing protein: MTDTFGRRERDSPSEFQPQTLEVLGSDASGRPEAYTFVPRDADAAERQTTWLTADRASVVDLEAWQ, encoded by the coding sequence ATGACGGACACGTTCGGTCGACGTGAACGGGACAGCCCCTCCGAGTTCCAGCCACAGACCCTCGAAGTCCTCGGCAGCGACGCCTCCGGGCGCCCGGAGGCGTACACATTCGTGCCACGCGATGCGGACGCCGCCGAGCGGCAGACGACGTGGCTCACCGCCGACCGGGCCAGCGTCGTCGACCTCGAGGCGTGGCAGTGA
- a CDS encoding YqcI/YcgG family protein, which produces MNEPGMQSLLDQETLVERVESGEAPRWVQRHWETFSDGLLGERNGTPFPCFFGVESVQQGDPLYTACPSMSDRDALLSLRDTLLEYLDTYQDHSERASLVTFFRPPERELSEAEYHESLWHVLQFLHLHDPEPWPADIPTGPDDPYWEFCFGGKPMFPTCRAPFYETRKSRYCPVGLEITFQPRALFENLDVTADTEAGQRAREVIQGRLEDYDGVCPHADLGDWGVEGDREWPQYMLSEDEVQAPDECPITVTREHPKPGAVL; this is translated from the coding sequence ATGAACGAGCCGGGCATGCAATCGCTTCTGGATCAGGAGACACTCGTCGAGCGCGTCGAATCCGGGGAAGCGCCCCGGTGGGTCCAGCGGCACTGGGAGACGTTCAGCGACGGGCTTCTCGGTGAGCGAAACGGGACGCCGTTTCCCTGCTTTTTCGGCGTCGAGTCCGTCCAGCAAGGCGACCCCCTCTACACGGCGTGTCCCTCGATGAGCGACCGGGATGCGTTGCTGTCGCTTCGGGACACGCTGCTGGAGTATCTCGACACCTATCAGGACCACTCCGAACGGGCCTCGCTGGTCACCTTTTTCCGGCCGCCCGAACGGGAGTTGAGCGAGGCGGAGTATCACGAGTCGCTGTGGCACGTCCTCCAGTTCCTCCATCTCCACGACCCCGAACCGTGGCCCGCGGACATCCCGACCGGCCCTGACGACCCCTACTGGGAGTTCTGCTTCGGTGGCAAGCCGATGTTCCCGACCTGTCGGGCGCCCTTCTACGAGACGCGAAAGAGCCGGTACTGTCCCGTCGGGCTCGAAATCACCTTCCAGCCGCGGGCCCTCTTCGAGAACCTCGACGTGACTGCCGATACCGAGGCGGGCCAGCGTGCCCGCGAGGTGATACAGGGCCGACTCGAGGACTACGACGGCGTCTGTCCGCACGCCGACCTCGGCGACTGGGGCGTCGAGGGCGATCGCGAGTGGCCGCAGTACATGCTCTCGGAGGACGAGGTGCAGGCTCCCGACGAGTGCCCGATTACCGTCACCCGCGAGCACCCGAAACCAGGCGCCGTGCTGTGA